The genomic DNA GGCGTGGACGTACTTGAGCAGCGCGCCGACCTTCCCGGCGGCCTCGCCCGAGGCCGAGAAGGTCAGGTCGTCGGCGTAGCGCGTGTAGGTGAAGCCGAGGCTGCCGGCGAGCCCGGAGAGCCGGGCGTCGAGCCGGGTGCAGACGAGGTTGGTGAGCGCGGGGCTCGTCGGCGCGCCCTGCGGCAGCCGGCGGGGCCCCCGGGCGGCGTAGAGGCGGGCGCCGTCGATCTCGACCGCGTCCACGTCCGGCTCGGTGCACAGCAGCGCCAGCACGGTCGCCACCGGCTCGGCGTAGCCCAGGCCCCGGAACTTCCCCTTGATCCGCCGATAGTCGAGGCTCGGGAAGAAGTCCTTGAGGTCGAGATTGACCACGACGTCCCGCCCGACATGGGCGGCGGCGTTGGTGACGATCGAGCGGCCCGGCACGAAGCCGTGGGCCGCCGGGTGCACGGGGGCGTGGGCGAGGAGCGCGTCGAGGATCCAGTACTGCGCCCGCTTCAGGCGCGGCATCGGCGCCGAGATGCGGCGCAGCCCGCCCGCCTTCTTGGGGATGGTGAAGCGCCGGTAATGGCTCACCGTGCTGAGCGCCCGGTCGTAGGCGAGGAAGCGCAGCTCGCCGAGGCCGATCCCCATGGCCTCGGCCAGCGCCTTCGGGCTCGCCAGGGGCGGGAGCCCGGGGGCGGGCCCGCGCGCGGGCGTGCCCGCGTCCGGAGCCGCGTGCGCGAGCCCGGCCGAGAGTCCGGCCGAGACGCCGTCCCCGAGATGGAGGATCTCGGCCTCCCGGCGCGCGTGCCACGCCTGCGCCCGGGCGTGGCGGTCGCGGGCGTTGCGCAGCCTCGTCTCGCGCCGCCGCTCCAGCGCCGCCGTCTTGCGGCGGCGATGCATCTCCTTGAGGGCGGCCTCGGGGTCGCGCCACGCCGCCTCCCGCCGGTGGAGGTCGGCGAGGGCGCGGGCGATCTCGCCGCGGCGGCGGATCAGGTCGTCCGGCGGGTTGGGCTGCGCTTCCCCGTCCGGCCAGAAGCCGAGCCGGATCATCTCCTCGA from Methylobacterium radiotolerans JCM 2831 includes the following:
- a CDS encoding reverse transcriptase family protein, whose protein sequence is MSQQPGSLTRQQLYDRIRESSKDEVILEEMIRLGFWPDGEAQPNPPDDLIRRRGEIARALADLHRREAAWRDPEAALKEMHRRRKTAALERRRETRLRNARDRHARAQAWHARREAEILHLGDGVSAGLSAGLAHAAPDAGTPARGPAPGLPPLASPKALAEAMGIGLGELRFLAYDRALSTVSHYRRFTIPKKAGGLRRISAPMPRLKRAQYWILDALLAHAPVHPAAHGFVPGRSIVTNAAAHVGRDVVVNLDLKDFFPSLDYRRIKGKFRGLGYAEPVATVLALLCTEPDVDAVEIDGARLYAARGPRRLPQGAPTSPALTNLVCTRLDARLSGLAGSLGFTYTRYADDLTFSASGEAAGKVGALLKYVHAIVAGEGFTVHPDKTRVMRRGRHQEVTGLTVNERVGVPRETLRRFRALLHGLERHGPVGRRWGAAGEAGVLRAAVGFAQFVRMVTPETGAPLLARARALADRHADRPSARPGARPLPDFRARSARGEVPLARWWAPAPRPAPEPDPILAEAEAAAAREAEEAAARAAARAAAPVPGRSGVPVSGRPRLGAPEPTARAEVAPDTGAEPDDAPMKPWKVILGIFVLFQAAALLHPALGLLVLAVALLLGLRRLLRRWRRRR